The following coding sequences are from one Parabacteroides pacaensis window:
- a CDS encoding PDDEXK nuclease domain-containing protein: MEENNIQKREDILFEHISRLIDESRRRIKTTVNTAMVYTYYSVGKYIVEDELQGERRATYGKSVLKDLSIRLTMHYGKGWSLANLKNAKQFYLLYMERLNTVYPIQTGKAKHCLTNLINCTQQTEPDKNNSAHDVDQIYPFTLSWSHYLVLMRIKNDDERCFYEIESRKQDWSVRQLQRQYSSSLYERLALSRNKKEVMRLAKEGQTVEKPDDVIKDPLSLEFLGLKADDSYSETKLESAIINKMRDFLLEMGKGFLFEARQKRFTFDEEHFYVDLVFYNRLLQCYCLIDLKNDKLTHQDLGQMQMYVNYFDRYVKQDFEKPTIGILLCKKKNDALVDLTLPKDANIYASAYELYLPDKDLLQSKVKEWIEEFEENEPDAENISKEQL, translated from the coding sequence ATGGAAGAAAATAACATTCAGAAGAGAGAGGATATTCTCTTTGAACATATATCACGTTTAATAGATGAATCACGTAGAAGAATAAAAACTACCGTTAATACGGCAATGGTTTATACCTACTATAGTGTTGGTAAATATATTGTGGAAGATGAGCTGCAGGGCGAACGACGAGCAACGTATGGTAAAAGCGTATTGAAAGACCTGTCTATACGGCTTACCATGCATTATGGAAAAGGATGGTCTCTTGCAAATCTCAAGAATGCTAAGCAGTTTTATTTGCTTTATATGGAAAGGCTAAACACTGTTTATCCAATTCAAACAGGAAAAGCCAAGCACTGTTTAACCAATTTGATAAATTGTACTCAGCAAACAGAGCCCGATAAGAACAATTCGGCCCACGATGTGGACCAAATCTATCCTTTCACTCTTTCGTGGTCTCATTATCTTGTTCTTATGCGTATTAAAAACGACGATGAACGTTGTTTTTATGAGATTGAGAGCCGAAAACAAGATTGGAGTGTACGCCAATTGCAACGTCAATATTCTTCCAGCCTTTATGAGCGTTTAGCTTTGAGTCGTAATAAAAAAGAAGTAATGCGTCTGGCAAAAGAGGGGCAGACTGTGGAGAAGCCGGACGATGTGATAAAAGACCCACTTTCGCTGGAATTCCTTGGACTGAAAGCGGATGATTCATACAGTGAGACAAAATTGGAAAGTGCCATTATAAATAAAATGCGTGATTTTTTGCTCGAAATGGGTAAAGGATTTTTATTCGAGGCTCGGCAAAAACGATTTACTTTCGATGAAGAGCATTTTTATGTGGATTTAGTGTTCTACAATCGTTTGTTGCAATGTTATTGCCTTATAGATTTGAAAAATGACAAACTGACTCATCAAGATCTTGGACAGATGCAAATGTACGTTAATTATTTCGATCGCTATGTAAAGCAAGATTTTGAAAAGCCAACTATCGGAATTCTTCTTTGTAAAAAGAAAAATGATGCATTAGTAGATTTAACTTTACCCAAAGATGCCAATATTTATGCCTCTGCTTACGAACTTTACCTACCCGACAAGGATCTTTTACAATCTAAAGTAAAAGAATGGATAGAAGAGTTTGAAGAGAATGAGCCAGATGCTGAAAATATTAGTAAGGAACAATTATAA